TACGCGGATCATATACTTCGCTGTCTGCAGCCAGTACTTCACGTACTACTTTCGCAGAAGCGATCTGATTTTCCGTGTTTACATTGATTTTAGCTGTTCCGTAAGAAATCGCTTTTTGGATATCTTTCGTCGGAATGCCTGTACCACCGTGAAGAACGATTGGTACACCTGTTTCGCGGCCGATCTGCTCCATTTCAACGAATCCAAGGTTTGGTTCACCTTTGTAAGGACCGTGAACAGAACCAAGTGCCGGCGCAAGCGTATCAATACCTGTACGCTCAACAAGCTCTTTACATTCCTTTGGATCAGCATAGATAACGCCGTCTGCTACTACGTCATCTTCCTGACCGCCGACAACGCCAAGTTCTGCTTCTACAGAAACACCTTTTGAATGTGCGTATTCAACTACGCGTGAAGTTACTTCCACGTTTTCTTCAAAAGGACCGTGTGAAGCATCAATCATAACAGATGTAAAGCCTGCATCAATCGCCTCTTTACATTTTTCATAGCTTGAACCGTGATCAAGGTGAATTGCCACTGGTACTGTGATGTTTAAGTCTTCAAGAAGACCTTCAACCATTTTCACAACCGTTTTAAATCCGCTCATGTAGCGTGCCGCACCTTCAGAAACACCAAGAATAACAGGTGATTTCTCTTCTTCAGCTGCCTGAAGAATCGCCTGTGTAAACTCAAGGTTATTCAGGTTGAACTGGCCTACTGCATAGCCCCCATCCTTTGCTTTGTTCAGCATGTCTGTCATTGATACTAATGGCATAATCGTTTTCCTCCTTAAAATGAATGGTTATTAACGCTCGCCTTTTTCAAGTTTACGTCAAAACCATTACTCTTCACAACCATTTTCCATAGTATCATATCAAACACTGAGCGATTTGACCATGCAGGAGCCCTATGTTTCTTAAATGTACATAAAAACAGGACCGGACACATCTTCATTCCTAACGGGCAACTTAATCGATTACCCGCGAACGCTACGCGTGTACAGTCCAACCTTCAATAACGAT
The sequence above is drawn from the Jeotgalibacillus aurantiacus genome and encodes:
- a CDS encoding class II fructose-bisphosphate aldolase — translated: MPLVSMTDMLNKAKDGGYAVGQFNLNNLEFTQAILQAAEEEKSPVILGVSEGAARYMSGFKTVVKMVEGLLEDLNITVPVAIHLDHGSSYEKCKEAIDAGFTSVMIDASHGPFEENVEVTSRVVEYAHSKGVSVEAELGVVGGQEDDVVADGVIYADPKECKELVERTGIDTLAPALGSVHGPYKGEPNLGFVEMEQIGRETGVPIVLHGGTGIPTKDIQKAISYGTAKINVNTENQIASAKVVREVLAADSEVYDPRKYLGPAREAIKNTVIGKMREFGSSNQA